One Sporomusaceae bacterium ACPt DNA window includes the following coding sequences:
- the pyk gene encoding Pyruvate kinase, with product MLKKTKIICTVGPSTDKPGVLEAMIAAGMNVARFNFSHGTHEDHSKRIARVREAADKANKPVALMLDNKGPEMRLGKFVEGKVYLEAGQKFILTSRDVEGTKEIASVNHKFLPQEVSPGQTILISDGLVSLHIDAVEGDDIITTVCNSGQISDRKRVAAPGVAVNLPPLSEQDIADIKFGIQNQMDSIAASFVQRAADILAIRKILEDANYSMDIIAKIENAEGVKNIDEILKVADGVMVARGDLGVEIPAEEVPLVQKMLIRKCNKAGKPVITATQMLESMLTNPRPTRAEASDIANAILDGTDAIMLSGESASGQYPVEAVKTMASIAVRTESSLCYSDILRDKGIQLQRTTTDAISHATAQIAHELGAAAIVTSTQTGYTARMVSKYRPQATIVAVTPVAKTVRRMLLLWGVYPVLGPCFNNTDEMVQSAVASSLKAEVVKDGDLVVVTAGVPAGMSGTTNMIRVHVVGNILMRGTGIGQRAVTGKIVIATSIKDIKTKLQPGDILVVSSVDEETAAYAAKAAAIVAEEGGLTSHAAIVGISYGIPVLVGVEGATEMLQDGALVTVDAARGIVYQGEINAR from the coding sequence TTGTTGAAAAAGACTAAGATTATTTGCACCGTAGGTCCCAGCACTGATAAACCAGGTGTTTTGGAAGCCATGATAGCAGCGGGGATGAATGTGGCTCGCTTTAATTTCTCGCATGGTACTCATGAGGACCATAGCAAGAGAATTGCTAGGGTAAGGGAAGCCGCTGACAAAGCTAACAAGCCAGTAGCCCTTATGCTAGATAATAAGGGCCCTGAAATGCGTTTGGGCAAGTTTGTTGAAGGCAAGGTCTATTTGGAAGCTGGTCAAAAGTTTATATTGACCAGCCGCGATGTTGAAGGCACCAAGGAAATCGCGTCAGTTAACCACAAATTTCTGCCACAGGAGGTTTCCCCAGGGCAGACTATATTGATTTCCGACGGTCTGGTAAGCCTACATATTGATGCTGTTGAAGGCGACGACATTATTACTACTGTTTGTAATAGCGGCCAAATTAGCGACCGTAAGCGAGTTGCCGCGCCCGGGGTTGCTGTTAATCTTCCGCCCTTATCCGAGCAAGATATAGCCGACATTAAGTTTGGTATTCAAAATCAGATGGATTCGATTGCTGCTTCCTTTGTGCAGCGGGCTGCCGATATTTTAGCAATTCGCAAAATATTGGAAGATGCCAATTATTCAATGGATATTATTGCAAAAATTGAAAACGCCGAAGGTGTAAAAAATATTGATGAAATCCTTAAGGTAGCCGACGGGGTTATGGTGGCCCGCGGTGACCTTGGTGTCGAGATTCCTGCCGAAGAAGTGCCGCTGGTACAAAAAATGCTTATCCGAAAATGTAATAAAGCCGGCAAGCCGGTTATTACTGCTACCCAAATGCTTGAATCTATGCTGACAAATCCGCGTCCCACCAGGGCCGAGGCCAGCGATATTGCCAACGCTATTCTGGATGGTACAGATGCTATTATGCTCAGCGGGGAATCGGCGTCAGGTCAGTATCCGGTTGAAGCTGTTAAAACTATGGCCAGCATTGCTGTCCGGACAGAAAGCTCGCTCTGTTACAGCGACATTCTCAGAGATAAAGGCATTCAACTGCAACGGACTACTACCGATGCTATCAGCCACGCTACAGCACAGATTGCGCATGAACTAGGCGCTGCCGCCATCGTTACATCAACTCAGACCGGCTATACCGCGCGGATGGTGTCCAAATATCGTCCGCAGGCTACTATTGTCGCTGTTACTCCCGTTGCCAAAACGGTACGCCGTATGTTGCTGCTGTGGGGTGTTTATCCTGTCTTAGGACCATGCTTTAACAATACTGATGAAATGGTGCAAAGTGCAGTAGCAAGTTCGCTTAAGGCCGAGGTTGTTAAGGATGGTGACTTGGTGGTTGTAACTGCTGGTGTGCCTGCTGGCATGTCGGGAACAACCAATATGATTAGGGTTCATGTTGTGGGTAATATCTTAATGCGTGGTACTGGCATCGGTCAGCGGGCAGTTACCGGAAAAATTGTTATTGCCACGTCAATAAAAGATATAAAGACTAAGCTTCAACCGGGTGATATTCTGGTAGTCAGCAGCGTAGATGAAGAGACTGCTGCTTATGCTGCCAAAGCTGCAGCTATTGTTGCTGAGGAAGGCGGTTTGACTTCGCATGCCGCTATTGTGGGGATAAGCTACGGCATCCCTGTGCTTGTTGGCGTGGAAGGCGCAACAGAGATGCTGCAAGATGGTGCTCTGGTTACTGTTGATGCTGCCCGTGGTATTGTATATCAAGGAGAAATTAACGCTAGATAG
- the eamA gene encoding putative amino-acid metabolite efflux pump: MHKTSLIYLALTSVALLWGTSFAAAKIGMYELSPINLVIFRFIIASLVFAGILTTMDRNNTIERKDIPKFIILGFLAITSYFCIQYTGLTYTTTINAALIIATSPISTALMGAAFGWEKISASSYTGILLAFAGVSLIITNGQLTGLFQLTTLRGDFMLMVNALVWAGFTLYGKNILQKYRPFTAMAYIHILGTIMLLPLAFIPTELTPLPFIQQVMTISWSTAGTALYLAILCSVYGYYMWYTGVGHIGPVRTAVFSYLNPLFAIITGIWLLGERLTPYTIGGGIMVIAGVYLTNKFKQSEPNHAKHTLRSN; this comes from the coding sequence ATGCATAAAACATCACTAATTTATTTGGCGCTGACAAGTGTTGCATTGCTGTGGGGGACATCATTTGCTGCCGCCAAAATAGGCATGTACGAGTTGTCGCCGATAAACCTGGTCATCTTCCGCTTTATCATTGCGTCGTTAGTGTTTGCCGGTATCTTGACAACCATGGACCGGAATAATACCATCGAACGCAAGGATATTCCCAAGTTTATCATTCTAGGTTTTTTGGCGATAACGTCATATTTTTGTATCCAATATACTGGACTTACTTATACCACCACGATAAATGCCGCGCTCATTATCGCCACCAGTCCTATCTCTACAGCGCTGATGGGAGCGGCATTCGGCTGGGAAAAAATTAGTGCCTCAAGTTACACAGGCATCCTGCTGGCATTTGCTGGTGTAAGCTTGATCATTACTAATGGGCAGCTTACCGGACTGTTCCAATTAACTACATTGCGCGGAGACTTCATGCTCATGGTTAACGCCCTGGTATGGGCCGGTTTTACACTTTATGGAAAAAATATTTTGCAAAAATACCGGCCATTTACCGCCATGGCTTATATTCACATCTTGGGAACCATCATGCTTCTGCCATTGGCATTCATCCCCACTGAGCTAACGCCACTACCCTTTATTCAGCAGGTTATGACCATAAGCTGGTCAACAGCTGGCACAGCTTTATACCTGGCAATACTATGCTCAGTATACGGCTATTATATGTGGTATACCGGGGTAGGCCACATCGGCCCGGTCCGGACAGCAGTGTTCAGCTACCTAAACCCATTATTCGCCATCATCACCGGTATCTGGCTGTTAGGCGAAAGGCTTACACCGTACACCATCGGCGGCGGAATAATGGTTATCGCCGGAGTATATTTGACAAATAAGTTTAAGCAGTCTGAACCAAATCACGCAAAACACACTTTGAGGAGCAACTAA
- the fdhF_2 gene encoding Formate dehydrogenase H: MATITITIDNKIVEVPHDVTVLEAARLTGVNIPTLCYLADLTPEGSCRVCLVEVEGARSLVTACTYPVNEGMVIRTQSEAIREARKTVVELLLASHPQDCLHCQSNLNCELQRLAADLGIRQVRFDGEKRQNAIDDSNPFIIRDNNKCVLCGRCVRACKELQCCNVLEWTNRGFDSKITTAFDTPTDQSDCVFCGTCVAVCPVGALTEKPLYQAGQPDRKVQTTCPYCGVGCNFDLNVKDGKVIGVTSNPTSPVNGRLLCVKGRFGTDFIHHPDRLTSPLIKKDGQFTEASWDEALNLVAEKFSNIKTAHGGDAIAALSSAKCTNEENYLMQKFMRAVIGTNNIDHCARAUHSPTVAGLATSFGSGAMTNSINEIPYTNVLFIIGANPTEAHPIIGAKMRQALRRGAKLIVADPRKTEMAGKADVWLRLRPGTDIALINGLMRIILKSGWHNQEFIDSCTNGVDAVAAGVEKYTPEYVEQITGVPQDLLHQAAKLYGTAERAQIFYTMGITEHTCGTDNVMCLANLALMTANVGKKGTGVNPLRGQNNVQGACDMGALPNVYPGYQQVINPAVREKFEKAWGVTLPEKAGLTSPDMFDEINHGNLKAMYIMGEDPVLSDANANHVKKALAKLDFLVVQTLFMTDTAKLAHVILPAATFAEKDGSFTNTERRIQRVRKAIDPIPGTMTDGAIIMELSKRMGYPMDYSHPSKIMEEIAELTPSYAGVTYERLEAKGLQWPVPTKEHPGTPVLHEAGKFVCGIARFVPVEYQPPAELPDEEYPFLLTTGLTLYHHRVSTVKRSKNLTKFRPKEQTMIHPDDAMKLSIADGDKIAVISRRGRVETQAWVTDKVPPGLVWMSFHFPETPTNELTNDAYDKVTKTYEYKVCAVKIEKIAEPALTT; encoded by the coding sequence ATGGCAACGATTACAATAACTATCGATAACAAGATAGTTGAAGTTCCTCACGACGTTACAGTTCTCGAGGCAGCGCGGTTAACCGGAGTCAATATCCCAACTCTTTGTTACCTTGCCGATTTGACACCGGAGGGTTCCTGCCGTGTCTGTCTGGTTGAAGTCGAAGGCGCCCGCTCCTTGGTTACAGCATGTACTTATCCTGTCAATGAAGGCATGGTAATCCGCACCCAATCGGAAGCAATTCGCGAGGCCAGAAAAACAGTAGTTGAATTGCTGCTGGCCAGTCACCCTCAGGATTGTTTACACTGTCAAAGTAATTTGAACTGCGAATTGCAGCGCTTGGCGGCCGATTTGGGAATCCGTCAAGTACGTTTTGACGGTGAAAAACGCCAGAACGCCATTGATGACAGCAACCCCTTTATTATTCGTGATAATAACAAATGTGTGCTATGCGGCCGGTGTGTCAGAGCATGCAAAGAACTGCAGTGCTGCAATGTACTTGAATGGACTAACCGCGGCTTTGACAGCAAAATAACTACAGCGTTTGACACACCCACAGATCAGTCAGACTGCGTATTCTGCGGCACGTGTGTGGCAGTATGCCCTGTAGGTGCTCTCACGGAAAAACCATTATACCAAGCCGGGCAACCTGATAGAAAAGTCCAAACCACTTGCCCGTACTGCGGCGTAGGTTGCAATTTTGACCTTAATGTGAAAGACGGCAAAGTAATCGGCGTTACCTCCAACCCGACCAGCCCGGTAAACGGACGTCTTTTGTGCGTTAAAGGCCGGTTTGGCACTGATTTTATTCACCATCCTGACCGCCTGACTTCGCCGCTTATTAAAAAAGACGGTCAATTTACCGAAGCTTCTTGGGACGAGGCTCTCAATCTGGTAGCAGAAAAGTTTAGCAATATTAAAACTGCCCATGGCGGCGATGCCATTGCCGCCTTAAGCTCGGCGAAATGCACTAATGAGGAAAATTACCTAATGCAAAAATTCATGCGCGCAGTCATCGGTACCAATAATATCGACCACTGCGCCCGTGCCTGACACAGCCCCACTGTGGCCGGTCTGGCCACCTCATTCGGCTCCGGGGCGATGACTAACTCCATCAACGAAATTCCTTACACCAATGTACTATTTATTATCGGCGCCAACCCCACCGAGGCACATCCGATAATTGGCGCCAAAATGCGGCAAGCACTCAGGCGCGGCGCCAAACTCATTGTTGCCGACCCGCGCAAGACCGAAATGGCCGGTAAAGCCGATGTCTGGCTGCGCCTTAGACCTGGTACCGATATTGCGCTCATTAATGGCTTGATGCGCATTATCTTAAAATCCGGCTGGCACAACCAGGAATTTATTGATTCGTGCACCAATGGCGTTGACGCCGTTGCAGCCGGTGTTGAAAAATATACCCCCGAATATGTTGAACAAATTACCGGTGTACCACAGGACTTACTGCACCAGGCCGCCAAACTATACGGCACAGCCGAACGGGCCCAAATTTTCTACACAATGGGTATTACCGAACACACTTGCGGCACCGACAATGTTATGTGCCTGGCCAACCTGGCACTCATGACCGCCAATGTCGGTAAAAAGGGTACAGGCGTTAATCCACTGCGTGGCCAAAACAACGTGCAAGGCGCCTGTGATATGGGCGCACTGCCTAATGTTTACCCCGGCTACCAGCAGGTCATTAACCCTGCCGTACGCGAAAAATTCGAAAAGGCTTGGGGCGTTACACTGCCTGAAAAGGCTGGGTTAACCAGCCCTGATATGTTTGACGAAATTAACCACGGTAACCTTAAAGCTATGTATATCATGGGCGAAGACCCGGTATTGAGCGATGCCAATGCCAACCATGTAAAAAAAGCGCTGGCCAAACTTGATTTTCTGGTAGTGCAGACTCTGTTTATGACCGACACCGCCAAACTGGCCCATGTTATTTTGCCTGCCGCCACTTTTGCTGAGAAAGACGGCTCATTTACCAACACTGAACGGCGTATTCAACGGGTCCGCAAAGCTATCGACCCCATTCCTGGCACCATGACTGACGGCGCTATTATCATGGAGTTGTCCAAGCGGATGGGATATCCTATGGACTACAGCCACCCCAGTAAAATAATGGAAGAAATTGCTGAGCTTACTCCCAGCTACGCCGGTGTCACCTATGAACGCCTTGAAGCAAAAGGGTTACAGTGGCCTGTGCCGACTAAAGAACATCCTGGCACTCCGGTACTTCACGAAGCAGGCAAATTCGTCTGCGGTATCGCCCGGTTTGTTCCTGTCGAATACCAGCCGCCAGCCGAACTTCCTGATGAGGAATACCCGTTCCTCTTGACTACCGGCCTTACCCTCTACCATCACCGCGTATCCACAGTCAAACGTTCCAAAAATCTGACTAAATTCCGTCCTAAGGAGCAAACAATGATTCATCCTGACGATGCCATGAAACTCAGTATTGCCGATGGCGACAAAATCGCAGTGATTTCGCGGCGCGGACGAGTGGAAACCCAGGCCTGGGTAACTGACAAAGTACCACCTGGCTTAGTGTGGATGTCCTTTCACTTCCCCGAAACCCCCACTAACGAACTGACCAATGATGCGTATGACAAAGTAACCAAGACTTACGAATACAAAGTATGCGCTGTTAAAATCGAAAAGATTGCCGAACCGGCGTTAACAACGTAA
- the degU_2 gene encoding Transcriptional regulatory protein DegU, translated as MEIKYRLLIVDDEQLERQAIKFIVDRRCPNIEIIGEADEGELACQLASKYLPDIILMDIRMPAMNGLEAVKHIRQHLPNVKVIFLTINVAIKLSQIVKA; from the coding sequence ATGGAAATAAAGTACCGTTTGCTGATTGTGGACGATGAGCAGCTTGAGCGGCAGGCTATTAAGTTTATCGTAGACCGGCGTTGCCCTAATATCGAGATAATTGGTGAAGCCGATGAAGGTGAACTGGCATGTCAACTGGCTTCAAAATACCTGCCGGATATCATATTGATGGATATCCGCATGCCGGCCATGAACGGCCTGGAAGCCGTAAAACACATTCGCCAGCATTTGCCTAACGTCAAAGTTATATTTCTTACCATTAACGTTGCAATAAAATTGTCTCAAATAGTCAAAGCTTAA
- the rhaR_3 gene encoding HTH-type transcriptional activator RhaR: MGAVDYLLKPVRPDELFKALNIVIGQIDQERAGEEEKAILRQQVEQALPFIQMSFVYDLISGSIDNRQEIHERAAFFGLEFDAAVIMVIDIDDFANLTVDADELNKQILKQKVYQAVCQAAGPHAMVTPFGGDNLIVLLGFQGTPEILAKELAMAAAEKIRLHVDKALNVTVTVGVGRYYQDVRYINKSYYEALKAKQQNFFCGGNQVIHIDDLVHMAGMNAFSYPFPLEKAVLEKVRCGERRPAREGLESLMRELCGGNASVEAVKTSMLELLIVMSRAAAEGGASIELTLLNNQRVSELINCRTNEEIRRFMLDSLNRFMDNMLENRVSVNMRLINKACDYIVQNCHTNLSLDEVAQSVHLSPYYFSRLFKQHKGCNFVEFLTRTRIGLAQKLLRDTDSSIVQIALKVGYQDTSYFCRVFRQETGQTPNQYRNQIINKKLSIRGK; the protein is encoded by the coding sequence TTGGGTGCGGTTGATTACTTGTTAAAACCGGTACGGCCTGATGAGCTATTTAAGGCGCTAAACATTGTGATCGGTCAAATCGACCAGGAACGCGCCGGCGAAGAAGAAAAGGCTATATTACGGCAGCAAGTTGAACAGGCGCTGCCGTTTATTCAGATGTCATTCGTATATGATTTGATTTCAGGCAGTATTGATAATAGGCAGGAAATTCATGAACGGGCAGCTTTTTTTGGTTTAGAGTTTGATGCTGCCGTAATAATGGTTATTGATATTGATGATTTTGCTAATTTGACCGTTGACGCCGATGAACTGAACAAACAGATACTTAAGCAAAAGGTATATCAGGCAGTATGCCAGGCGGCAGGACCCCATGCTATGGTGACGCCATTTGGTGGCGATAATCTCATAGTTTTACTTGGTTTTCAAGGAACGCCTGAGATATTAGCCAAAGAGCTGGCGATGGCAGCAGCGGAAAAAATCAGGCTGCATGTTGACAAAGCTCTTAACGTTACCGTAACGGTTGGTGTAGGCCGTTATTATCAGGATGTACGCTATATTAATAAGTCATATTATGAAGCTCTTAAAGCCAAACAGCAAAATTTCTTTTGTGGCGGGAACCAGGTAATTCATATCGATGATTTGGTGCATATGGCCGGGATGAACGCGTTTAGTTATCCGTTTCCTTTAGAAAAAGCCGTGTTGGAAAAGGTACGTTGTGGTGAACGTCGACCGGCACGCGAAGGTCTTGAAAGTTTGATGCGCGAGCTATGTGGAGGTAATGCCAGTGTTGAAGCTGTCAAGACCAGCATGCTTGAGCTGTTAATTGTGATGTCACGGGCTGCCGCCGAAGGCGGTGCCAGCATAGAACTTACTCTTTTGAATAACCAGCGGGTCAGCGAGCTTATTAATTGCCGTACCAATGAAGAGATCCGCAGGTTTATGTTGGATTCGCTTAACCGGTTTATGGATAATATGCTGGAAAACCGCGTCAGTGTCAATATGCGGCTCATCAATAAAGCGTGCGATTATATTGTCCAGAATTGCCATACTAATTTGTCGCTTGATGAAGTTGCGCAAAGTGTGCACCTGAGCCCTTATTATTTCAGCAGGCTGTTCAAACAGCACAAAGGCTGCAATTTTGTAGAGTTTTTAACCAGGACGCGTATTGGTTTGGCTCAGAAACTGCTTAGAGATACGGACAGCAGTATTGTTCAGATCGCACTTAAAGTGGGTTACCAGGATACCAGTTACTTTTGTCGTGTTTTCCGCCAGGAAACAGGCCAGACTCCTAACCAGTACCGGAATCAGATTATTAATAAAAAACTATCAATCCGCGGCAAATAA
- the dat gene encoding D-alanine aminotransferase, with protein sequence MKPIGLIDGKLIDLSENIVPMEDRGHQFGDGVYEVTRVYNGYCFALKQHIDRLYRSLRELKIPAVYTTEELTGFHELLIKESGITDGAVYLQITRGVAPRAHGFPDSVVPRLTMSIRPMSSVPDKNKLEGAKALLIPDERWLRCDIKSLNLLGNVLGKQKAKEAGCFEGVQVRDEYVTEGTSSNFFVVKDDVVWTHPDCNLILKGVTRTLLIEKLAPAAGVLVVEKKFNTAFVKAADEAFLSGTTTEITPLVIIDGKPVGNGAVGPITRKLQEAYWALIDRECNRK encoded by the coding sequence ATGAAGCCAATAGGGCTAATCGATGGCAAACTGATAGATTTAAGTGAAAATATTGTACCTATGGAGGACAGAGGCCATCAGTTCGGCGATGGTGTATATGAAGTAACTAGGGTTTACAATGGATATTGTTTTGCCCTGAAACAGCATATAGATAGGCTGTACCGTTCGCTTCGCGAGCTCAAAATTCCGGCGGTGTACACTACTGAAGAACTAACCGGCTTCCATGAACTACTTATTAAAGAAAGCGGCATTACCGACGGGGCGGTATATCTTCAGATTACCAGGGGGGTAGCACCGCGTGCCCACGGGTTTCCTGACAGTGTTGTACCGCGCTTGACGATGTCCATCCGTCCAATGAGTTCAGTTCCTGATAAAAATAAATTAGAAGGCGCTAAAGCGCTCTTAATTCCTGATGAAAGATGGCTGAGGTGTGATATAAAATCACTAAACCTTTTAGGAAACGTGCTGGGAAAACAAAAGGCTAAGGAAGCTGGCTGTTTTGAAGGTGTCCAAGTCAGAGATGAATATGTTACAGAGGGTACAAGCAGCAACTTCTTTGTAGTAAAAGATGATGTTGTATGGACTCATCCGGATTGCAATCTTATATTAAAAGGTGTAACCAGAACTTTGCTAATCGAGAAATTAGCGCCAGCGGCCGGTGTTTTGGTAGTTGAAAAGAAATTTAATACTGCCTTTGTCAAGGCTGCTGACGAAGCTTTCTTGTCTGGCACAACCACCGAGATTACTCCGTTAGTAATTATTGACGGCAAACCTGTCGGCAATGGAGCCGTTGGCCCGATTACCCGCAAACTGCAAGAAGCTTACTGGGCATTAATTGACCGGGAATGTAACCGTAAGTAA
- the bcp_1 gene encoding Peroxiredoxin Bcp, with protein MLGVSRDSVATHEKFKAKHDLPFLLLSDAENVVCQLYGVFKEKNMYGKKVMGIERSTFIINEQGEIIRTFRKVKVAGHAQAVLAALK; from the coding sequence GTGCTGGGTGTAAGCCGGGACAGTGTGGCGACGCATGAAAAGTTTAAAGCCAAACATGACCTTCCTTTTTTATTGTTAAGCGATGCTGAGAATGTTGTGTGCCAGTTATATGGCGTATTTAAAGAAAAAAATATGTATGGCAAAAAAGTTATGGGGATCGAACGGTCGACTTTTATTATAAATGAGCAGGGAGAAATAATCCGCACTTTCCGCAAAGTGAAGGTTGCCGGTCATGCTCAGGCCGTGCTGGCAGCACTAAAATAA
- the bcp_2 gene encoding Putative peroxiredoxin bcp, protein MAEELKEGQMAPDFTLPATGGSQVTLSQYRGKKIVLYFYSKDNTAG, encoded by the coding sequence GTGGCTGAAGAATTAAAAGAAGGGCAAATGGCGCCCGATTTTACACTGCCGGCCACTGGCGGAAGTCAGGTAACTTTGAGCCAGTACCGGGGAAAGAAGATTGTTCTGTATTTTTATTCAAAAGATAATACTGCAGGGTGA
- a CDS encoding IS4 family transposase ISDre1: protein MDKDITKTTLFKAFEAFPYEKFKQICLDAGCDRYVKKSKTLKLLYLMVIAQFLGEESLHSIANLVTGDKRIHEVLHLTSISSSTLSRRLRSIKHQFWETTFSMVKTSVWQRAKNRNPGSSSYQLNVIDSSTITLCLTRFLWADFRKTKGGIKLHQSIVVHEGNTYPDHAVLTTARKADKNVMDELIVTADNVLNVFDRGYVDYAKWDVYCQNNIRFVSRLKGNANIEVLEETSNTGGGGLKERIVILGCRYITQMAHPLRLIETHDQNGNLVTIVTNDMTLPVKEISDIYRLRWQIELFFKWIKQHLVIKKFYGTSPNAVFSQIWIALIGYCLLKDLQEQLPKKRSMLDVLRAVKTFLFRHFSEMIVALSRGPTKTSRGRKPSIRDEIADILQEIDLKGTQVLDVVNVEEMYL, encoded by the coding sequence ATGGACAAGGATATCACAAAAACCACACTTTTTAAAGCCTTTGAAGCATTCCCGTACGAAAAATTTAAACAAATTTGTCTTGATGCCGGATGTGATCGCTATGTCAAGAAGTCCAAAACCTTAAAACTGTTGTACCTTATGGTTATTGCTCAGTTTTTGGGTGAAGAATCTCTCCATTCCATCGCAAACCTCGTTACCGGCGACAAACGCATCCATGAAGTACTGCATCTTACCTCAATTAGTTCATCAACCCTGTCCCGCCGTCTAAGGAGCATCAAGCATCAATTTTGGGAAACCACCTTTTCCATGGTCAAAACTTCGGTCTGGCAACGTGCAAAAAACCGAAACCCCGGTTCTTCCAGTTATCAACTTAATGTCATCGATTCAAGCACAATAACACTTTGCCTTACGCGGTTTCTATGGGCTGACTTCCGAAAGACCAAAGGCGGCATAAAGCTCCATCAGAGTATTGTAGTTCACGAAGGCAATACTTACCCGGATCACGCTGTTCTTACTACAGCCCGAAAAGCCGACAAAAACGTCATGGATGAGCTGATCGTTACTGCGGACAACGTTTTAAACGTCTTCGACCGGGGCTATGTTGATTATGCAAAATGGGATGTCTATTGCCAAAATAATATTCGCTTCGTTTCCCGATTGAAGGGCAATGCCAACATTGAAGTGCTTGAGGAAACCAGCAATACCGGCGGCGGAGGTCTTAAAGAACGGATTGTTATTTTAGGCTGCCGATATATCACTCAGATGGCCCACCCGCTAAGATTAATAGAAACCCATGATCAAAATGGCAACCTGGTAACAATAGTGACGAACGACATGACTTTACCAGTTAAAGAGATCAGTGACATATATCGGCTCAGATGGCAAATCGAACTGTTTTTCAAATGGATAAAACAGCACCTGGTGATAAAGAAGTTCTACGGAACCAGCCCTAATGCCGTGTTTAGCCAGATATGGATTGCTTTAATCGGATATTGTTTACTAAAAGACTTGCAAGAGCAACTGCCAAAAAAGCGCTCCATGTTGGATGTACTCCGGGCGGTGAAAACATTTCTGTTTCGACATTTTAGCGAAATGATAGTCGCGTTAAGCCGGGGACCGACAAAGACCAGCAGAGGCCGAAAACCATCAATTCGGGATGAAATCGCCGATATACTGCAAGAAATCGACTTAAAAGGCACACAGGTACTTGATGTAGTAAACGTGGAGGAAATGTACTTATAA